The genomic stretch TGACCAGCTCGTGATCGACAGGCATGCGGCCGATTTCAAGCGGTCCGAAGGGCCCATCGTGCTCCAGCACCATGGTTGGCCTCTGTGGTTCAAGAACGTATACGTCAAAGAGTTGGACGAAAATTGACGAAGGCCGAAGCCGGATCGGACCGGGGACACTCCATTGAACTCGCCCTTGCCGGTCCCGAGTGGTATAATTCCGCACTAACCAGAAATCAAATACCAGAAAGCTCCGAATGGTGAAACGCCGGCGACATTCTGACCGCCCCGGATTCTCGACATTGCGTGCGTGTTTCTTTGGGGCGGCTTGTATCGCGTTGTTGTTTTCGGTTCCGTCCGCCGGCCGGCTCGAGGCGCAATCCTCCGGCGAAGAGGCCCCTGCCGAGCCGACCTTGGTCTCGGTCTTTCCTCCCGGCGGGCAGCAGGGATCCGGCGTAGAACTCGAGATCCGGGGAGAAGCTCTGGACGGCGCCTATTCGCTCGTCTTTGGTTCCTCCGGCCTGGAGGCCCGGGTCGGCAAAGTCGAGATGATCGAGCGGCCTAAACCGGCGGGTCCGTATCCCAAGAAGGAGAAATCGCTCCCCTTCTATCGCGTCACGGCGCGCCTCACCCTAGATTCGTCGGTTCCCGCCGGAACCCATCCGTTTCGCTTGGTTTCTCATCGAGGGGTTTCCAACGCGATTGACTTCCGGGTGGATGAAGCCGGCGTCATCAGCGAGATCGAGACCCCGCACCCGTCCGCCCGGCAGGCCCAGGAGATCGACATCCCCGTCATCGTCAACGGCCGGATCGACGAGCATGGCGAGCTGGACGCCTACGGGTTCGACGCGGTTGCCGGTCAGGAGCTCACCTTCGAGATCACTCAGGCGGCGCATTTCGAGCCGCGCCTCGCCCTTTACCGTCCCACCGGGAGCTGGCTCGATCCCGACCGTCCCACTCGTCTGCTTTTCCGGGAGCAGGAGTCTTCTGACCTGATTCCGATCCGGCCCATTTACTCCTACCGCGTGGCGGAGTCGGGCCGCTATTTGGTCGAAGTCGCGTCGCTCTTGGGAAAAGGGGGCCCCGACTGTGGTTATCAGCTTCGGGTTCTGACCACCGGTCCGGCTCCGCGGGCCAGTTCCGAACCCGCGTGGACCGAACGGGACTTCACCCGGAAGATCGACGGCGAGTGGACCGGCCGGCTCCGGTCCCGGACGGTCCGGCAGGCGAATCCGGATTCCCATCCCACGGAGAGCGCCTCCGGCGCCGGGAGCCTGGCGGCGTCCCCCGATTCTCCTCCTTCGGCAGTGACTCCGGCTCCTGAGAGCCGGTCCCGCCTCCGGGAACAGGAGCCGAACGAGGCGCGCGGCCAAGCCCTGCCGTTGGCCGTGGGAGACATCGTCGAAGGCAACATCAGCGCGCCCGGCGACCGCGACACCTACGCGTTCGAGGGGGAGGCGGGAGCGGAACTGGTGTTCGAGATCGAAACCTCCGGCGTGGAGCCGCCCCATTTCAACCCGCGCCTGGAGCTTTTGGGAGAAGACGGCGAATCGCTGCTGGCCAACGTTCACAAGCATGTGACGGTCTACAACGGCGGTGGCATCCCCAGCACCTTTCTGAAGACGGTCGAACCCAAGATGGCCTACACCCTGGAGCGGAGCGGCCGATACTTCGTGGAGGTCAGCGACATCACCGCGCGGTACGGCGGTCCGGAATTCGGGTATCGGCTGCTTGTTCGCGCTCCGATTCCCCACGTGGGCGCCATCGAAGTGGACCCGTCCGACCGCATCAACCTGGTCCCGGGACGAGCCCGGAAACTGAGCATCGTCACGCATCAGGAGGAGGGGTTTGCCGGGGAAGTCCTGTTTGACTGTTCCAACCTGCCGCCCGGTGTCCGGGTTTTTGCGGGAGCCGATGTGGAGAAGAAGGGTTCGGCTCCCGTCAGCCAGCAGGAGGAAAATTTCCTGCCCGCCGTGCAGACCACGACCCTGGTCCTTTTGGCCGACCCGGATGCTGCAGTCACCCGCATGCCTTCATTGGTCCGCTTGACCGCCAAGCCCGTGGTCGGGGGCCGGGTTGGCGCAGAACTGCCTGTCGCGGAGCTCCTGCTGATGGTGGTCGCCCCTGCCGGTCCGGATCAGGCTGCCGAGCAAGGGGGCTCATGAGCTTTCACGGGACCGATCGATTTACTCTCGCGAGGAATCGCCCACGGCGACTGCGCCCGGCCCTCTGCTCGACCATTGCCGTCGTTGTCTCATTCCTTGCGTCCGCGCCGGCCGCCGTCGTGGAACCCGCGCCGAGCCATCCTCCGACGCTGCTCTCCCTGCGTTTGGTCCCGGAGCAGGTGAGCCTTCAGGGCCCGGGGGCTTCCCAGCGATTCGTGGCCATGGGGACGTTCGCCGACGGACTGGAGCGGGATCTGACTGCCGGCAGCCGGTTTCATCTCTCCGATACCCAACTGGCCCGTGTGGACGATGGCGGTAGGGTCGTGGCCCTGGCGCCGGGGGAGTTGACTCTACGGGTCGAGCACGGAGGACACGAGGTCCGTTCGAGGGTTCGAATCGACGCGGTTGCGGAACCGAGGCCCTTCCGTTTCGATCGCGATATCGCCTCTATACTGACCAAACGGGGCTGCAACGCCAGCGAGTGCCACGGCAGCGTCAAGGGGCAGGGAGGATTCAAGCTTTCCCTCGACGGCCTCTATCCGGAAGAAGACCACGAGTGGATCGTCAAAGGTGGGATCTACCAGGTTCTCGTCATGGAATCGGGGGGGCCGCGGGTCCCCCGGGTGAATCCGGGGCATCCGGAGCAGAGCCTGTTGCTGCAGAAGGCCACCATGCAGGTGGGCCACGTCGGAGGTGAGCGCATCGGCGCCGATTCCGCGGACTACGCCACCCTCCTGGACTGGGTCCGGAAGGGGGCCGAATACGGCGATCGGAGTGAAGGCGGGCGGATCGCGCGAGTGACGGTCTTCCCGCAGGAAGCCGTTCTGGACGGCGACGGCGTGCAGCAGCTTCTGGTGAGCGCCTACGGGCCCGACGGACGGCGCGAGGACATCAGTCACCAGGCTCGTTACGTCTCCCAGAACCCCCACGTCGTGACGGTCGACGAGAACGGCCGCGTTACGGCCACCGGAAGGGGAGAGACGACGGTGCTGGTCCGCACCGCAGGTCATGCCGTCAGTGCACGCTTCGGAGTAGTGGACGCGTCGGCTCCAGTCGAATTCAGAATCGAGCCCCGGAATCTCATCGACAAGCACGTCTTCGCCAAATTGCGGAAGTTCCAGATCCGTCCTTCTGCGCTTTCCAGCGATTCGGAATTCCTGCGCCGCGTCTGCCTGGACATCACCGGCACCCTGCCGCCGCCGGATCGCGTCCGGGAATTCCTGGCCGACACCGACCCTGGGAAACGGGACAAGCTCATCGAGACTCTCCTGGACTCTCCCCAGTACGCGGACTATTGGAGCTTCCTGTTCGCCGACCTGTTCCGGGTGACCTACACCACCGTGGGCCCGATCAAAGAGGTCAAGGCATACGACGACTGGGTCCGCAACGGCATCCTCCAGAACAAGCGGTACGACCGCATGGCGCGGGAACGTATCGCCGCTCAAGGGTACGGGGCTCCCACCCGTCACTTTTTCCGTTATACCGAACTGATCGTGCCCCACGAGGTCATGGCCGAGCAGGTCCGCCTCTTCATGGGGCGCCGGCTGGATTGCGCCCAGTGCCACAATCATCCCTTCGAAACCTGGAGCCAGGACCAGTTCTGGGGAATGACCGCCTTTTTCGGAAACGTCACGCAACTTCTGGATTCTCAGTTGGTTTTCGACAATCCGGAGGGTGGGCGATCCTATGACTTGAAACAGGAGGGCATCAAGACCGTCCATCCGCGCCGGAAGGAAGAAGTCCGGGCCAGATTTATGGACGGGTCATTCCCGACCGGGGAACAGGAGCGCGATCCGCGCCTGGCTCTGGCCGAATGGATCATCGCCCAGCCCGCCTTTGCGGAAACCATCGTGAATCGGGTCTGGGGCTATTACTTCGGCCGGGGAATCGTGGACCCGGTGGACGACTTCAAGGTGTCCAACCCGCCGACCCATCCCGTGCTGCTCTCCGCGCTGGCGGAAGACTTCGTGGAACACGGCTACGACCTGAAGCATCTCATGAGGCTGATCGCCCGGTCGCGGACCTACCAGTCTTCGGGAGTCCCCAACCGGACCAACAAGGAAGATGGAATCAACTATGCGCGGGCGTTGGCCCGGCCGTTGCAGGCCACTGTCCTGCTGGACGCCATCTCCCACGCCACCGGAGTCCCGGAGGAGTTTCCGGTGCACCCCAAGACGGTGCGCACCGGAGCGGCTCGCCCGGGGGCCCGGGCCATCGACCTGATTCCCGAACTTTTCCCCTGTCATTTCCTCGACGTCTACGGACGGTCCATGCGCAAGTCGCTTCCGGAAAAGCCGTCCCTGACGTTGACCCAGGCCCTGCACATGTGGGCGGGATCGACCTATACCACCAAGATCACGCAGGAAGGCGGACGTCTCGACCGGGCGCTGAAGGAAGGCCTGTCCGATTCCCGGATCATCGAAGACTTCTACCTGGCGGCGCTGTCGCGATACCCGACCGAACGGGAAAGATCCGACCTGGAAGCGTTTGTCCGGGAGGGCTCCTCCCCGCGGCCGGAGCAATTGGCGAACCTGATGTGGGCCCTCATCAGTTCGCGGGAGTTCGCATACAATCATTGAGGTGGAGCGGCGGTTTCCAAACCGCCGAACTCCCGCGAAACGATGAGGCCAAAAGGGAACGGACGACTGAAAATTTGACACCCCAATGACCAACGGAGAAAGAATGTCGAAAGAATACCGATGTTTCCAGTGCAGGCGGACCAGACTCGGGCGCCGCGACTTCCTCCGTGTCGGCTCCCTGAGCTTTCTCGGGATGAACGCCGGCGACCTCTTCAGGCTGGAACGTCTCCAAGCGGCCTCCAACGACAAGCCGGCGGCCGGACAGGCGCAGGCGTGCATTCTCCTCTTCCTGGAGGGCGGTCCCAGCCAGATGGACACCTGGGACCCCAAGGGGAACACCAACTTCGGCTCCATCGCCACCAATGTCGACGGCATCCGCATCTCCGAACTCCTGCCCAAGACGGCCCAACACATGGACAAGCTCTCGCTGATCCGTTCCATGCGGACGGAGGAGACCAACCACCCGCAGGGAACCATCGAGTCGCTGACCGGCCATCGGCCCAGCCCCACCATGAAGTTCCCGGGATTCGGGTCGATCGTGGCCAAGGAAATGGGCGCCCGCAACAACATGCCGCCGTTCACCACGGTCCCCATGCCTTGGGAGAACGACTTCTACAACTACGAGGAGGCCTTCAAGGGCTCGTACATCGGAGCCGAGTATGACGCCATGGTCCTGCCGGACCCCAGCGGCGAGGAATTCGCCGTGCCCGATCTCCGGTTGCCCAAAACGGTTTCCGCCGCGGCCATCGAGGATCGCAAGACTCTGCTCAGCATCGTTGACCGGCACTATCGGTCCACCCAGGAGGTCGCCGAGTTCGGCAAGATGGACACGTATCGCGAGCAGGCGCTGGGCATGATCCTGTCGCCGCACGTCCAGAAGGCCTTCGACCTCTCCAGCGAATCGGAGAAGACCCGGGACGCGTATGGACGCCACCGCTTCGGACAGAGCGTGCTGATGGCCCGCCGCCTGGTGGAGGCCGGATGCCGCTTCGTCACGGCGGCCGGCTACAAACACGGGCAGTGGGACACGCACGGGAGCAACGACAAGCGGATGAAGGACGACTTGACGCCTCCCCTGGACAAGGCGCTCTCCGCTCTGTTGGAAGATCTGGACCAGAGAGGTCTGTGGGAATCGACGGTGGTGCTGGTCATGGGAGAGTTCGGACGCACCCCCCACATCAATCCCGGCCTGGGACGGGATCACTGGCCCCACTGCTGGTCGCTGGCGCTGGGCGGCGGCGGTATCCAGGGGGGACAGGTCATCGGCGTCAGCGACGACCGGGCGGCCTACGTTGCGGAACGCCCCATCTCCATCGGCGACCTTTACGCCACCATCTACAAGGCGCTGGGAATCGATTGGACCAAGACCTACATGGCCCCCGTGGGTCGTCCCGTCTACATCGCCAACGGTTTCGACGACACCATGGGGCAGCCCATCCCGGAATTGATCTGACAGCCCGTCGTGAACCCGTCCGTCAGATCGGATAGCCTCGATACTCCCTGGCCGCTTGGTTCCTGTCCGAATCTGGGCCGTTCCATCCCGAGTCGGATGCATGCCCTGACCCTGTACCGGGACCAATACGGTCCACCCCGGGACGTGGTCCGCTTGGAGGAGGTAGAGGTTCCACGCCTCCGTGCGGCCGACGCCCGGGGAGTCCTGGTGGCCGTTCTGGCCAGCGGACCCAACTTCAATACCAATTTCGCGGCTCTGGGACTGCCGGTTCCCGTCTTCGCCCGGGGCGACAGCGCCATCCTCCACATTCCGGGAAGCGACGCGCTGGGAATCGTGGTGGATGCCGGTCCCGCGGTCCGGTCGGTGAAGGTGGGTCAGGCCGTCATTCTCGATTCCTGGACCGGACACAACATTCGAGGCTATGAGACCCACGACGGCTTCAATGCCCAGTTCGCCATGGTCGACGAGGAACGGGCCATTCCGGTCCCTCCCTCCCTCGGCAGCCATAGTCCCGAGCAGTTGTCGGCCATGCTGCTCACCTATGGAACGGCCTACCGCACCGTGGTGGAGCGCCTGGCCGTCGGTCCGGGAGACTCCATGCTGGTCCTGGGCGGAGGGAAGGGAACCAGCTTCGCCGCCGCGCAACTGGGAAAGGCCCTCGGGGCCCGCGTGGTCCTGATGGGTTCCAATCCGGCGTTGGGCCGGTCGCTCATCGAGCGGGGAATCGCCGACTCCTTCGTCGACCGGCGGCAGATCCCGGCCGAAGTCTTCGGCGTGGTCGACGTCGGGGAGGAATACGGCAAGTGGCATGCCCGGACCGAGCCCTTTCGCCGCATCGTGCTGGCCGCCAACGACGGCCGTCCGGTGGACACGGTCTTCGAGCATACCGGGGGCGCCAATTTCCCCCTGCTGGTTTCGGTTCTTGCCCCCAAGGGCCGGCTCGCCTTCTTCGGCGCCACCGGACGTGGCCTCAAGGGCGAATACAAGGAGACCTTCTTCTACGACGGACGCCGGTTCGTCCTGGATGCCCGCTGGGTCTGGATGCGCCAGAAGCAGGTCCTCTTTCGGAGCGGGACCCCAGCGGAGATCTTCTCGGAGATCGGGCTGCTGCCGGGGCGAAGAGGGCTGGTCTGGGGCGCTGACCGGTACGCGCGGGAGTTCGTCGAAGCGGCGCTTCAGCGGCGGGCGGACCTGGCGGTGGTCGCGTCCCGTTCCCGGGAAGCAGAGGGACTGGCCGCTCTGTCCCGCATGGGCCTCGACGGGTCGCGGATCATCGACCGCGACCGGTTCCGGCTACCCGTCGACATGCCGGATCCCTTGACCGACGAAGGGACGCCGAATCCCGCCTACATGTCCGACTTCATGCTGGACGCACGCGCTCTCGGGAGGGCCATCTGGGAGGTCTTCGGCCCCCGGGTCAATCCGGACTTCATCGTGGAGCGTCCCGATCAGAGCACGCTCCATGTCAGCACCTTCCTGTTGAGGGACCATGACGAGAAGGACGAGATGTCCTGCGGCATCATCGTGGCCCGCGGGTCGTCCGATCTGACCGTCTCCGGATCCCACATGTATCGGGCCGCACAGGCCCGCGAGACGGTTCGCCTGTTGGCCCGGAACCGGATCGTCATGGACCAGGAGGACCTGGAAGTGGTGGATCTGGCGGGTTTGCCGGAGATCCAGCAGAAGATGCTGGACGGCACCATGGCGAAACCCAAGGGTGTGTCGCTCGTCCAGGCGGACGGTGCGGGCCGGAAGATCTCCGACTACGAGGCCGAATACCTGGGCAGGACGCTCCGCGAGGCCGACCCGGAAAACGGCCGGTTCATCGACTTGAGCCTGATCGAAGAGGTGGGAATCCTCACCCTCCGGCGGCCGGACGCCCTGAATGCCCTCAATCAGGAACTGCTGGCCCAGCTTGCCCAACTGACGGAGGAGCTCGGAGCGCACGGAACCCTCCACGGAGGGAGGACGACCGCCCTGATCGTGCGCGGTTCCGGACGCGCATTCGTGGCGGGGGCCGACGTTCAGGGCTTTGTGGGAGGGGACGCCGAGTCCATCCGGCGGCTGGCGGCGGAGAACATGGCTCTCTTCCGGCGAGTGGAAACCCTGCCTCTTCCGGTGGTGTCGATCGTGGACGGTTTCGCACTGGGCGGCGGCAACGAGCTGGCCATGAGCACCCACTATCGAATCGTCACCGAAAATGCCGTCATCGGACAGCCGGAGGTGAAGCTCGGCATCATCCCGGGGTACGGGGGCATGCAGCGGCTGCCGAGGCTCGTCGGTCCGCGGAGAGCCGCCGAAATGGCGGTCAACGGAGAGTCGGTGGACGGACGCACGGCGGTCCGGATCGGGCTGGCCCACGAGCTCCATCCCGCCTCCACCGCTCTGACCAGGGCGTTCCGGGTAGCGGACGAGCTCCGGTCCGGTGCGCGCCGATTCCAGGCGTCCGATTGGGACGAGCTTGCCGCCGGTCAAAGCCGGGCGTTGGAGGCGCTTTACGGAAGCGATGCCGTGAGCGGAATCCTGCAATCACCCACGCCCGTCGGCGAAGCGGCGGAAGGTCTTCGGGCCGCTCGCCGGTTCGCGGCCCGGCTGGCCCTGGATGCCATGCGGTTCGGTTACGAACGCGGATTCAGCCGCGGCATGGACAACGACGCGAGACTGTTCGGTGAAGCCGTGGCGTCGGAGTCGGGTCAGTGGTGGGTGCGGCGCTTCCTGGCAAAGGACCCCAGGCAGTCCGCCTTCGTGACGTTGCTGCAGCCTGAGGGTTGACCGGGGGCGTCAGCGGTTCCTGGCCGGATTCTCCAGGAACAGCCTGAAACGGACCTGCTCCCAATCGCCCCAATTCCTCCTCCTCTGAAAGAGAAAGTGGACCTCCGAGTCCTCCGATCCGCGAAAGGCCCGGAGCGTATTCTCCCAGTTTTGCTCCTGGTCCTGGTACTGCGGCCGGCCCGTCTTGCTCAACTGCCTTTCTTCCGCCGTTCCCAGCGGGACGGCCGTCGACCGGAGATACAGAGTTCCGACCAAGGGAATGACTCGATCCGTCTCCGTTTCAGCGCCCTCTTGGCCCGCGACAGTGGTCACGACCTGCTCGCCCCGCAGAAAGACCAGGGAACAGCCCTCCTCCTCGCGGCGGACTTCCAGGTCGAAGCCACCCCGGTCCAACCGCTTACCGCCCTCCGTGTAAAGAGTTCGATCCAGCCGAATCTCCGTCACGTAGACCTCGCCGGCTGCCGTCGCCACTCCGAGTCCCACCATCACAATCATCGTCAGTAGGGATCTTGTAGTCTGCCGAGCTATTCCCACGGAGGTCCTGACAATAGCGCTCCGTACAGACTTCACGTTGCAATCCCACACGGCACGTAGTGCGCTGCTGATCGCCTTTGATCTCGGGTTTGGACGAGAATTATCTTTTCCCGACCACCGGAACCGAGAGGTTCCGACAGATCTTATCTGCCAAACGGTTGGGTATCTCAAGATGACGTGGGACGGTCTCGACTGCGCCCGTATTCGGATTGCACCAAAGCGAGTGAGATCTTCCTTCCCGCTTGAGAAAACACCCGTGCCTTCGGAGGTGCCGGAGCAGGCCGGACCTCTTCATGGCACCGTGACAGTTTCTCGGATTGCTTCAGGGGGTACACCCCGCAATCCCTCCTCGCGCCGATCCTCCAGGATAAGTGCTATGGCTTCAGCTAAATTGTCGCGGGCTTCACGCTTGGTTCTTCCCTGTCCATTGGCTCCAGGGATTTCAGGGCAATAGGCGATGTGCCAGTCTCCGTCCTGCTCGATAATGGCCGTGAACTGATTTTCCAATGGAGAAATCTCCCAAGTTTTCCAGATCTAATATTAGCTCGCCTGAAGGAGCCGTTGCGAGAGGTCGTTGTATCCGCCCACGTCGGTGAGCCGCCGGTCTCGTCCCTGGAAGAAGTAGGTGAGTCCTTCGTGGTCCAGACCCAGCAGGGAGAGGATGGTGGCGTGCAGGTCGTGGACGTGGACCTTGTCCTCGGTCACCTTCATTCCCAGATCGTCGGTGGCGCCGATGGCCTTTCCTCCCTGGATTCCGGCTCCCGCCATCCAGCAGGAGAAGCCGTACGGGTGGTGGTCCCGGCCGAGTTTCCCCTGCACGAATGGGGTTCGGCCGAACTCTCCGGAACAGAATACGAGGGTGCTGTCCATCAGTCCGCGCTGTTTGAGATCCTGCAGGAGGCCGGCGATGGGCTGGTCCACCTTCCTGGAGTTTTCCCAGTGGTTTCGGGAGCACTGCTCGTGGCCGTCCCAGTCGGTGCTGATCAGGTGCACGAAACGGACGCCGCGCTCCAACATGCGCCGGGTCAGCAGGCACATCCGCCCGAACTTCCGGCTCTTTTCCTGGTCCAGTCCGTATAGGCGCCGGACGTGTTCCGGCTCCCGGGAAAGGTCCACCAATTCCGGCGCAGCGGTCTGCATCCGGAAGGCCAGCTCGTAGTTGGTGATGCGAGCCGCCAGACTCGTGTCGTCGGCGCGGTCCTGGTAGTGCCGCCGGTTCGACTTCCGGATCCAGTCCAGGAGGTTCCGCTGATCCGCCGCGGTCATCTCCCGGGGCGGAGTCAGGTCCTTGAGGGGAGAGCCCTCGGAACGGAGCAGGGTGCCCTGA from Acidobacteriota bacterium encodes the following:
- a CDS encoding DUF1549 domain-containing protein, with protein sequence MEPAPSHPPTLLSLRLVPEQVSLQGPGASQRFVAMGTFADGLERDLTAGSRFHLSDTQLARVDDGGRVVALAPGELTLRVEHGGHEVRSRVRIDAVAEPRPFRFDRDIASILTKRGCNASECHGSVKGQGGFKLSLDGLYPEEDHEWIVKGGIYQVLVMESGGPRVPRVNPGHPEQSLLLQKATMQVGHVGGERIGADSADYATLLDWVRKGAEYGDRSEGGRIARVTVFPQEAVLDGDGVQQLLVSAYGPDGRREDISHQARYVSQNPHVVTVDENGRVTATGRGETTVLVRTAGHAVSARFGVVDASAPVEFRIEPRNLIDKHVFAKLRKFQIRPSALSSDSEFLRRVCLDITGTLPPPDRVREFLADTDPGKRDKLIETLLDSPQYADYWSFLFADLFRVTYTTVGPIKEVKAYDDWVRNGILQNKRYDRMARERIAAQGYGAPTRHFFRYTELIVPHEVMAEQVRLFMGRRLDCAQCHNHPFETWSQDQFWGMTAFFGNVTQLLDSQLVFDNPEGGRSYDLKQEGIKTVHPRRKEEVRARFMDGSFPTGEQERDPRLALAEWIIAQPAFAETIVNRVWGYYFGRGIVDPVDDFKVSNPPTHPVLLSALAEDFVEHGYDLKHLMRLIARSRTYQSSGVPNRTNKEDGINYARALARPLQATVLLDAISHATGVPEEFPVHPKTVRTGAARPGARAIDLIPELFPCHFLDVYGRSMRKSLPEKPSLTLTQALHMWAGSTYTTKITQEGGRLDRALKEGLSDSRIIEDFYLAALSRYPTERERSDLEAFVREGSSPRPEQLANLMWALISSREFAYNH
- a CDS encoding DUF1501 domain-containing protein, which encodes MSKEYRCFQCRRTRLGRRDFLRVGSLSFLGMNAGDLFRLERLQAASNDKPAAGQAQACILLFLEGGPSQMDTWDPKGNTNFGSIATNVDGIRISELLPKTAQHMDKLSLIRSMRTEETNHPQGTIESLTGHRPSPTMKFPGFGSIVAKEMGARNNMPPFTTVPMPWENDFYNYEEAFKGSYIGAEYDAMVLPDPSGEEFAVPDLRLPKTVSAAAIEDRKTLLSIVDRHYRSTQEVAEFGKMDTYREQALGMILSPHVQKAFDLSSESEKTRDAYGRHRFGQSVLMARRLVEAGCRFVTAAGYKHGQWDTHGSNDKRMKDDLTPPLDKALSALLEDLDQRGLWESTVVLVMGEFGRTPHINPGLGRDHWPHCWSLALGGGGIQGGQVIGVSDDRAAYVAERPISIGDLYATIYKALGIDWTKTYMAPVGRPVYIANGFDDTMGQPIPELI
- a CDS encoding enoyl-CoA hydratase-related protein, producing the protein MHALTLYRDQYGPPRDVVRLEEVEVPRLRAADARGVLVAVLASGPNFNTNFAALGLPVPVFARGDSAILHIPGSDALGIVVDAGPAVRSVKVGQAVILDSWTGHNIRGYETHDGFNAQFAMVDEERAIPVPPSLGSHSPEQLSAMLLTYGTAYRTVVERLAVGPGDSMLVLGGGKGTSFAAAQLGKALGARVVLMGSNPALGRSLIERGIADSFVDRRQIPAEVFGVVDVGEEYGKWHARTEPFRRIVLAANDGRPVDTVFEHTGGANFPLLVSVLAPKGRLAFFGATGRGLKGEYKETFFYDGRRFVLDARWVWMRQKQVLFRSGTPAEIFSEIGLLPGRRGLVWGADRYAREFVEAALQRRADLAVVASRSREAEGLAALSRMGLDGSRIIDRDRFRLPVDMPDPLTDEGTPNPAYMSDFMLDARALGRAIWEVFGPRVNPDFIVERPDQSTLHVSTFLLRDHDEKDEMSCGIIVARGSSDLTVSGSHMYRAAQARETVRLLARNRIVMDQEDLEVVDLAGLPEIQQKMLDGTMAKPKGVSLVQADGAGRKISDYEAEYLGRTLREADPENGRFIDLSLIEEVGILTLRRPDALNALNQELLAQLAQLTEELGAHGTLHGGRTTALIVRGSGRAFVAGADVQGFVGGDAESIRRLAAENMALFRRVETLPLPVVSIVDGFALGGGNELAMSTHYRIVTENAVIGQPEVKLGIIPGYGGMQRLPRLVGPRRAAEMAVNGESVDGRTAVRIGLAHELHPASTALTRAFRVADELRSGARRFQASDWDELAAGQSRALEALYGSDAVSGILQSPTPVGEAAEGLRAARRFAARLALDAMRFGYERGFSRGMDNDARLFGEAVASESGQWWVRRFLAKDPRQSAFVTLLQPEG
- a CDS encoding type II toxin-antitoxin system HicA family toxin, which translates into the protein MKRSGLLRHLRRHGCFLKREGRSHSLWCNPNTGAVETVPRHLEIPNRLADKICRNLSVPVVGKR
- a CDS encoding type II toxin-antitoxin system HicB family antitoxin, yielding MENQFTAIIEQDGDWHIAYCPEIPGANGQGRTKREARDNLAEAIALILEDRREEGLRGVPPEAIRETVTVP
- a CDS encoding DUF1501 domain-containing protein, with the translated sequence MNPFRCQRHETAGSRREFLSKWGMGFGSLPLIHLLERESFFRTASAKGTREPVPHPLAPKPPHRSARGRNVVFIYLQGGASHVDTLDPKPVLTRFDGQTLPQSFASDDLNFANIAAGDAKLMGSDIPFRRYGDSGLEISDLMRNVAAHADDLAVVRSCYHDSFVHGPASNYLSTGSILNGHPSVGSWILYGLGSENDNLPAYMVMTDGNLWGRTNRNHFGSGFLPAIYQGTLLRSEGSPLKDLTPPREMTAADQRNLLDWIRKSNRRHYQDRADDTSLAARITNYELAFRMQTAAPELVDLSREPEHVRRLYGLDQEKSRKFGRMCLLTRRMLERGVRFVHLISTDWDGHEQCSRNHWENSRKVDQPIAGLLQDLKQRGLMDSTLVFCSGEFGRTPFVQGKLGRDHHPYGFSCWMAGAGIQGGKAIGATDDLGMKVTEDKVHVHDLHATILSLLGLDHEGLTYFFQGRDRRLTDVGGYNDLSQRLLQAS